The following are encoded in a window of Phaseolus vulgaris cultivar G19833 chromosome 3, P. vulgaris v2.0, whole genome shotgun sequence genomic DNA:
- the LOC137807732 gene encoding uncharacterized protein isoform X1 yields the protein MFSGVSEIVASSWIKVMAEESTLNQLKSEKVEPEDVKENSNGRLTITNVPPKILSRYLSGPKSSCHDLCKYGIPHAVEAKPRRLTQKRVTKKEMKTKVPEENVTSLAKTKKSGSGSRPSQTPKIEKANSPVDIKEVVTYEKTVTSDKNSPPFEETHVSLEHNNSDLKQEQAEPSLPVQECSKSETEREMVKNKSPSSSSRKETENRSKQTRKPSTGGKEKSNSPSIPLSSKRIVKKSRNTNSKGPKNMTREYSLKRPENVKVKPELASNENISEKILDVTEPDTANSSEDPTVACDASKLSSPSSSSSGDRSLEHTNKKNGMSPASFASSRKGLRSVADKGKVNMQHKTRSVSRSPPSSSSSSSVFTSKSSPRKQNNAEFKSNKRGHDHQGENVKMGYKIRPKMSKKVGLTNKTGVASRKLTFRRGKVIELQPQINNVPRRLKFRPARILGDDMRRDINGARKSIIEDNKVGGGEVNAANTKSEKHRGKLKTVEGGKKRIIVGRKVGGDKSKIEGSKSGSENVVLKHQDVGWKKQNPGLYNNVIEETAIMLAELRKSKVKALVGAFETVISLDSPRDVTAAEESTS from the exons ATGTTTTCAG GGGTCTCTGAAATTGTTGCTTCATCCTGGATCAAAGTGATGGCGGAGGAAAGTACTCTTAACCAGTTAAAGTCTGAGAAAGTTGAGCCTGAAGATGTGAAAGAAAATTCTAATGGGAGATTAACCATCACAAATGTTCCACCCAAGATTCTTTCGCGTTATCTCAGTGGTCCAAAAAGTTCCTGCCATGATCTTTGCAAATATGGCATCCCACATGCCGTTGAAGCCAAACCACGGAGACTAACACAGAAAAGGGTTACCAAAAAGGAAATGAAAACCAAAGTTCCAGAAGAGAATGTGACTTCTTTGGCAAAGACAAAAAAATCAGGAAGCGGTTCAAGGCCTTCTCAAACACCAAAAATTGAGAAGGCCAATAGTCCAGTTGACATTAAGGAAGTAGTAACATATGAAAAAACAGTTACATCAGACAAAAACTCACCACCTTTTGAAGAAACACATGTTTCCTTGGAGCATAATAACAGTGACCTAAAGCAAGAACAGGCCGAGCCATCTCTGCCAGTACAGGAATGTTCCAAAAGTGAAACAGAAAGGGAAATGGTAAAAAACAAAAGTCCTAGTTCAAGCAGCAGAAAGGAAACTGAAAACAGAAGCAAACAGACTAGGAAACCTTCAACTGGAGGCAAGGAAAAATCAAACTCACCAAGTATTCCATTGTCTTCAAAACGCATTGTCAAGAAATCTCGAAACACGAATTCCAAAGGTCCCAAGAATATGACAAGAGAGTATTCTCTGAAACGTCCTGAGAATGTTAAAGTCAAACCTGAACTAGCCAGCAATGAGAACATATCAGAAAAAATCCTTGATGTCACCGAACCTGACACTGCAAATTCATCTGAGGACCCTACTGTAGCTTGTGATGCAAGTAAGTTGTCTTCACCCTCATCTTCATCATCAGGGGACAGAAGCTTGGAGCATACGAATAAGAAAAATGGCATGTCTCCTGCGTCGTTTGCGTCTTCAAGGAAGGGCCTTAGATCTGTGGCCGACAAAGGGAAGGTAAATATGCAGCACAAAACGCGCAGTGTTTCACGATCACCACCATCATCTTCGTCGTCCTCATCTGTTTTCACTTCCAAGTCTTCCCCTCGGAAGCAAAATAATGCTGAATTTAAGTCCAACAAAAGAGGACATGATCATCAAGGTGAAAATGTGAAGATGGGTTACAAAATCAGACCAAAAATGAGCAAAAAAGTTGGGCTCACCAATAAAACTGGTGTTGCATCCCGGAAATTGACTTTTAGGAGAGGAAAAGTGATTGAACTTCAGCCTCAGATCAACAACGTTCCAAGGAGACTCAAATTCAGGCCAGCACGCATTCTTGGTGATGACATGCGAAGAGATATAAATGGTGCAAGAAAAAGTATCATTGAGGATAATAAAGTAGGTGGTGGTGAGGTAAATGCTGCAAATACAAAATCAGAGAAACATAGAGGAAAACTGAAAACCGTGGAAGGAGGTAAAAAGAGAATTATTGTTGGGAGGAAGGTTGGTGGAGATAAGAGCAAGATAGAGGGTTCAAAATCAGGATCTGAGAACGTGGTTTTGAAGCATCAAGATGTGGGATGGAAGAAACAAAATCCAGGTTTGTATAATAATGTGATTGAAGAGACCGCAATTATGCTTGCTGAACTAAGGAAGAGCAAGGTTAAGGCTCTCGTTGGTGCATTTGAAACCGTGATATCTCTTGATTCTCCTAGAGATGTCACTGCAGCGGAAGAAAGCACAAGTTGA
- the LOC137807732 gene encoding uncharacterized protein isoform X2, translated as MAEESTLNQLKSEKVEPEDVKENSNGRLTITNVPPKILSRYLSGPKSSCHDLCKYGIPHAVEAKPRRLTQKRVTKKEMKTKVPEENVTSLAKTKKSGSGSRPSQTPKIEKANSPVDIKEVVTYEKTVTSDKNSPPFEETHVSLEHNNSDLKQEQAEPSLPVQECSKSETEREMVKNKSPSSSSRKETENRSKQTRKPSTGGKEKSNSPSIPLSSKRIVKKSRNTNSKGPKNMTREYSLKRPENVKVKPELASNENISEKILDVTEPDTANSSEDPTVACDASKLSSPSSSSSGDRSLEHTNKKNGMSPASFASSRKGLRSVADKGKVNMQHKTRSVSRSPPSSSSSSSVFTSKSSPRKQNNAEFKSNKRGHDHQGENVKMGYKIRPKMSKKVGLTNKTGVASRKLTFRRGKVIELQPQINNVPRRLKFRPARILGDDMRRDINGARKSIIEDNKVGGGEVNAANTKSEKHRGKLKTVEGGKKRIIVGRKVGGDKSKIEGSKSGSENVVLKHQDVGWKKQNPGLYNNVIEETAIMLAELRKSKVKALVGAFETVISLDSPRDVTAAEESTS; from the coding sequence ATGGCGGAGGAAAGTACTCTTAACCAGTTAAAGTCTGAGAAAGTTGAGCCTGAAGATGTGAAAGAAAATTCTAATGGGAGATTAACCATCACAAATGTTCCACCCAAGATTCTTTCGCGTTATCTCAGTGGTCCAAAAAGTTCCTGCCATGATCTTTGCAAATATGGCATCCCACATGCCGTTGAAGCCAAACCACGGAGACTAACACAGAAAAGGGTTACCAAAAAGGAAATGAAAACCAAAGTTCCAGAAGAGAATGTGACTTCTTTGGCAAAGACAAAAAAATCAGGAAGCGGTTCAAGGCCTTCTCAAACACCAAAAATTGAGAAGGCCAATAGTCCAGTTGACATTAAGGAAGTAGTAACATATGAAAAAACAGTTACATCAGACAAAAACTCACCACCTTTTGAAGAAACACATGTTTCCTTGGAGCATAATAACAGTGACCTAAAGCAAGAACAGGCCGAGCCATCTCTGCCAGTACAGGAATGTTCCAAAAGTGAAACAGAAAGGGAAATGGTAAAAAACAAAAGTCCTAGTTCAAGCAGCAGAAAGGAAACTGAAAACAGAAGCAAACAGACTAGGAAACCTTCAACTGGAGGCAAGGAAAAATCAAACTCACCAAGTATTCCATTGTCTTCAAAACGCATTGTCAAGAAATCTCGAAACACGAATTCCAAAGGTCCCAAGAATATGACAAGAGAGTATTCTCTGAAACGTCCTGAGAATGTTAAAGTCAAACCTGAACTAGCCAGCAATGAGAACATATCAGAAAAAATCCTTGATGTCACCGAACCTGACACTGCAAATTCATCTGAGGACCCTACTGTAGCTTGTGATGCAAGTAAGTTGTCTTCACCCTCATCTTCATCATCAGGGGACAGAAGCTTGGAGCATACGAATAAGAAAAATGGCATGTCTCCTGCGTCGTTTGCGTCTTCAAGGAAGGGCCTTAGATCTGTGGCCGACAAAGGGAAGGTAAATATGCAGCACAAAACGCGCAGTGTTTCACGATCACCACCATCATCTTCGTCGTCCTCATCTGTTTTCACTTCCAAGTCTTCCCCTCGGAAGCAAAATAATGCTGAATTTAAGTCCAACAAAAGAGGACATGATCATCAAGGTGAAAATGTGAAGATGGGTTACAAAATCAGACCAAAAATGAGCAAAAAAGTTGGGCTCACCAATAAAACTGGTGTTGCATCCCGGAAATTGACTTTTAGGAGAGGAAAAGTGATTGAACTTCAGCCTCAGATCAACAACGTTCCAAGGAGACTCAAATTCAGGCCAGCACGCATTCTTGGTGATGACATGCGAAGAGATATAAATGGTGCAAGAAAAAGTATCATTGAGGATAATAAAGTAGGTGGTGGTGAGGTAAATGCTGCAAATACAAAATCAGAGAAACATAGAGGAAAACTGAAAACCGTGGAAGGAGGTAAAAAGAGAATTATTGTTGGGAGGAAGGTTGGTGGAGATAAGAGCAAGATAGAGGGTTCAAAATCAGGATCTGAGAACGTGGTTTTGAAGCATCAAGATGTGGGATGGAAGAAACAAAATCCAGGTTTGTATAATAATGTGATTGAAGAGACCGCAATTATGCTTGCTGAACTAAGGAAGAGCAAGGTTAAGGCTCTCGTTGGTGCATTTGAAACCGTGATATCTCTTGATTCTCCTAGAGATGTCACTGCAGCGGAAGAAAGCACAAGTTGA